From Haloterrigena alkaliphila, one genomic window encodes:
- a CDS encoding helix-turn-helix transcriptional regulator: MVVAPDSIGVIPRLPTERIEPFIAVISPRHVRPIQMEWSPHLAALVGILALVLLGSVLVARNRLDEQNAFVADPEPRHQEFLTDRERVEQLIRENGGRMKQSEIVDAVDWSKAKVSRLLAELEDDDQVTKLRLGRENLVCLPGNEPTASQSPEHPRNE, translated from the coding sequence ATGGTCGTTGCTCCCGATTCGATCGGCGTCATCCCGCGGCTTCCGACCGAGCGCATCGAGCCATTCATCGCGGTCATTTCGCCTCGCCACGTCCGACCGATCCAGATGGAATGGAGTCCGCATCTCGCAGCCCTGGTCGGTATTTTGGCACTCGTGCTCCTCGGTAGCGTCCTCGTCGCTCGCAACCGACTCGACGAACAGAACGCGTTCGTCGCCGATCCGGAACCGCGACACCAGGAGTTTCTGACCGATCGGGAGCGAGTCGAACAGCTCATCCGCGAGAACGGCGGGCGGATGAAACAGTCGGAGATCGTCGACGCGGTCGATTGGTCGAAAGCGAAGGTCAGCCGACTGCTCGCCGAACTCGAGGACGACGACCAGGTGACGAAACTCCGACTCGGTCGAGAGAACCTGGTCTGTCTACCGGGCAACGAACCGACGGCGTCACAATCGCCCGAACACCCGCGAAACGAGTGA
- a CDS encoding DUF7282 domain-containing protein codes for MVASAAVAGSVDEHDQTDGEYAIQDNETAPAEEPVDTGENVSDNETGAEEPVDEPNDTIEEDGGAASQGAYVNFSAQTTAGETVVVNNVTTASGGFVTIHDSSLLVGNVFESVIGTSEYLEPGTHDNVTVTLDEPLEEDETLIAMPHRDTNDNETYDFVDSEGADDPPYLTADDEPVTDDAVVSISGADEAPVEEEPVNETPTEEEPVEEEPVNETPTEEEPVEEEPVNETPTEEEPVEEEPVEEEPAEEEPVNETPTEEEPVEEEPAEEEPAEEEPVEEEPPADEEPPAEEAPTEDGDGEINVVIEQATIFVFISELPDNVSASENMSGVEMDGITVDAGNHTAVDSNDTAAHANVTSDLEITLDEVSVASSNGDHTAMGQASDQTDQRSAASFQGSVEVVIEQATIYVFVGDIGAEQPVNETPTEEPPAAEEPPVEEPPAEEEPVNETPVDEEPAEEEPVNETPTEEEPVNETPVNEEPAEEEPTNETPTEEEPVNETPVDEEPANETPTEEEPVNDTPVEEEPVNETPTEEEPVNDTPVEEEPVNDTPAEEEPVNDTPAEEEPVNDTPVEEPPAEEEPADSFTVENLDAPATAEAGETFTVSATISNPTEEERTESVQFRLDGDLITTEEVTLAPGETAQVEFEVNTADLGLEAGQYVHMVLSDFSGEVATLELTTATDDGGLEGDLENDTETNATNGTGADNATAAS; via the coding sequence ATGGTCGCCAGCGCAGCGGTCGCTGGGTCCGTCGACGAGCACGACCAGACCGACGGTGAGTACGCTATTCAGGACAACGAGACAGCTCCAGCGGAGGAGCCTGTAGACACGGGTGAGAACGTATCGGATAACGAGACGGGAGCCGAAGAACCCGTCGACGAACCGAACGACACGATCGAGGAAGACGGCGGGGCTGCCAGTCAGGGCGCCTACGTGAACTTCTCCGCTCAGACGACCGCGGGCGAGACGGTCGTCGTCAACAACGTCACGACGGCGAGCGGCGGCTTCGTCACGATCCACGACAGTAGCCTGCTCGTCGGAAACGTCTTCGAGAGCGTCATCGGCACCTCCGAGTATCTCGAGCCGGGCACCCACGACAACGTCACGGTGACCCTCGACGAACCGCTCGAGGAAGACGAGACGCTCATCGCGATGCCACATCGCGACACGAACGACAACGAGACGTACGACTTCGTCGATAGCGAGGGTGCGGACGATCCGCCGTACCTGACGGCTGACGACGAACCGGTGACTGACGACGCCGTCGTCAGTATCAGTGGGGCCGACGAAGCGCCGGTCGAGGAAGAACCGGTCAACGAGACGCCGACTGAAGAGGAGCCGGTCGAGGAAGAACCGGTCAACGAGACGCCGACTGAGGAAGAACCGGTCGAGGAAGAGCCGGTCAACGAGACGCCGACTGAAGAAGAGCCGGTCGAGGAAGAACCGGTCGAGGAAGAGCCGGCTGAGGAAGAACCAGTCAACGAGACGCCGACCGAAGAAGAGCCAGTCGAGGAAGAGCCGGCTGAGGAAGAACCGGCTGAAGAAGAGCCAGTCGAGGAAGAACCGCCAGCTGATGAAGAGCCACCGGCTGAGGAAGCACCGACCGAGGATGGAGACGGAGAAATCAACGTCGTCATCGAACAGGCGACGATCTTCGTGTTCATCAGCGAACTTCCTGACAACGTCTCGGCCAGCGAGAACATGTCCGGCGTCGAAATGGACGGTATTACGGTCGATGCCGGCAACCATACCGCAGTCGACTCGAACGACACCGCTGCCCACGCTAACGTGACCAGCGACCTCGAGATCACGCTCGACGAGGTGTCAGTCGCTTCGTCCAACGGGGATCACACTGCGATGGGCCAAGCAAGCGATCAGACTGACCAACGGTCAGCAGCGAGTTTCCAAGGGTCAGTCGAGGTAGTCATTGAACAGGCGACGATCTACGTGTTCGTCGGAGATATCGGAGCCGAACAGCCTGTCAATGAAACGCCGACCGAAGAACCGCCGGCTGCGGAAGAGCCGCCGGTTGAGGAACCACCGGCTGAAGAAGAACCGGTCAATGAGACGCCGGTCGATGAAGAGCCTGCCGAGGAAGAACCGGTCAACGAGACGCCAACTGAAGAAGAGCCGGTTAACGAGACGCCGGTCAATGAAGAGCCTGCCGAGGAAGAACCGACCAACGAGACACCGACTGAAGAAGAACCGGTTAACGAGACGCCGGTCGACGAAGAACCGGCCAACGAGACACCGACTGAAGAAGAACCGGTCAATGACACGCCAGTCGAAGAGGAACCGGTCAACGAGACACCGACTGAAGAAGAACCGGTCAATGACACGCCAGTCGAAGAGGAACCGGTCAACGACACACCGGCTGAAGAAGAGCCGGTCAACGACACACCGGCTGAAGAAGAGCCGGTCAACGACACGCCGGTCGAAGAACCGCCGGCTGAAGAAGAACCCGCAGATTCGTTCACGGTCGAGAACTTGGACGCACCTGCAACCGCCGAAGCGGGTGAGACGTTCACCGTCTCGGCGACGATTTCGAACCCGACCGAGGAGGAACGAACCGAATCCGTTCAGTTCCGTCTCGACGGCGACCTGATCACCACCGAAGAGGTCACGCTCGCACCGGGTGAAACGGCCCAGGTCGAGTTCGAAGTCAACACCGCCGACCTCGGTCTCGAGGCCGGCCAGTACGTCCACATGGTCCTCTCGGACTTCTCCGGTGAGGTCGCGACTCTCGAGCTGACCACCGCGACGGACGACGGCGGTCTCGAGGGCGATCTCGAGAACGACACCGAGACCAACGCAACCAACGGAACCGGCGCGGACAACGCGACTGCCGCCAGCTAA
- a CDS encoding DUF7344 domain-containing protein, giving the protein MSVQTNRTESLEESEVFHILGNDRRRAIVQLLAEESGQVDVSDIASEIAATETDTTPVPNNLYKSVYVSLQQTHLPQLQEDAVIEYDSEAKTIQPGAHFDEVLQYIDGHGGARSWILQLHLGLCVVGLGIIALAGLGIPLLSSFNLVLTSVVVLLLVAASSLYRLLA; this is encoded by the coding sequence ATGTCTGTCCAGACAAACCGCACCGAGTCGCTCGAGGAAAGCGAGGTGTTTCACATCCTCGGTAACGATCGTCGGCGAGCGATCGTGCAGTTGCTCGCCGAGGAATCCGGGCAGGTCGACGTCTCGGATATCGCCTCCGAGATCGCGGCCACCGAGACCGATACGACGCCCGTTCCGAACAACCTCTACAAGAGCGTCTACGTCTCGTTACAGCAGACGCATCTGCCGCAGTTGCAGGAAGACGCCGTGATCGAGTACGATTCCGAGGCGAAAACGATCCAGCCGGGGGCACACTTCGACGAGGTGTTACAGTACATCGACGGCCACGGCGGCGCCCGATCGTGGATCCTGCAACTTCACCTGGGGCTGTGCGTCGTCGGTCTCGGAATCATCGCCCTCGCGGGCCTCGGCATTCCGTTGCTCTCGAGTTTCAATCTCGTTCTCACGAGCGTCGTCGTGCTACTGCTCGTCGCCGCGAGCAGCCTTTACCGGTTGCTCGCCTGA